The Dreissena polymorpha isolate Duluth1 chromosome 10, UMN_Dpol_1.0, whole genome shotgun sequence genome includes a region encoding these proteins:
- the LOC127849294 gene encoding uncharacterized protein LOC127849294, producing MFRKQGRRLSVSSWLGPNTQDSWSAQVRVRCWRESSLPKPDFSKTGTTIQSSTELAADSYKKISHGINGTPNLVVSRIQFDLNGTTLYADSVGSAGVIYLNEIYALNGYVVFGYDSSNIQVWAPSDIYGRLVYLGDGYGILGEATVADLQLYAWSNQTLPYNTSGNLKLSSTQNGNEKILDYEPAGNENQIFTRSWIQSSISPSCGYRFPGTGALSYTATAYDKPCTYGGMVYAYTTQAARFWQPGNANGAMVCIASCLGTAINNQALNEGTAVLYSWELDVNECRTNPCKNGATCENYFHSYACKCAPGYAGMLCENGDSGSSPVDERSSEKTGPSKGLTVGLPVGLVVSLIAIICLSFFVFYKSKQKMKTGNNDPVPMEDKHK from the exons ATGTTTCGTAAACAGGGCCGACGACT GAGCGTTTCCTCCTGGCTTGGTCCTAATACTCAAGACAGTTGGAGTGCCCAGGTACGAGTGCGGTGTTGGAGGGAGTCGTCACTTCCCAAACCAGACTTCTCGAAGACTGGGACTACCATACAATCTTCGACTGAATTGG CGGCTGATTCTTATAAGAAGATAAGCCATGGTATTAACGGTACACCAAATCTCGTGGTCTCACGCATACAGTTTGATCTAAACGGAACCACGTTATATGCCGACTCAGTAG GGTCGGCTGGGGTCATCTATCTGAACGAAATATACGCTCTCAACGGTTACGTTGTGTTTGGGTACGATTCTTCAAATATCCAGGTTTGGGCGCCGTCAGACATCTATGGAC GCCTTGTTTACTTGGGGGACGGCTACGGGATTCTTGGTGAAGCAACAGTGGCTGACTTGCAGCTCTATGCATGGAGTAACCAGACTCTTCCCTACAACACTAGCGGTAATCTGAAACTAAGTTCCACCCAGAACGGAAATGAAAAAATACTCGACTATGAACCGGCCGGGAACGAAAACCAGATCTTCACTCGCTCTTGG ATTCAATCATCGATTAGCCCCAGCTGCGGCTACAGGTTCCCCGGTACGGGGGCATTGTCCTACACGGCTACTGCTTACGACAAGCCGTGCACATATGGCGGTATGGTGTACGCCTACACCACTCAGGCTGCTCGCTTCTGGCAGCCGGGCAACGCTAATGGCGCCATGGTCTGCATTGCCAGCTGTCTGGGAACTGCAATCAACAATCAGGCGTTAAACGAGGGCACCGCAGTACTGTATTCATGGGAACTGG ATGTTAACGAGTGTCGAACTAATCCGTGTAAGAACGGAGCCACGTGCGAGAACTATTTCCATAGTTACGCCTGCAAATGCGCCCCTGGATACGCTGGCATGCTCTGCGAAAACG GGgacagtggatcgagcccagttgatg AAAGATCATCCGAAAAAACAGGCCCGTCGAAAG GTCTGACAGTTGGCTTGCCGGTTGGTTTAGTCGTTAGTCTCATCGCGATAATTTGTTTGTCATTTTTTGTATTctataaatcaaaacaaaagatGAAAACAGGAAATAATGATCCTGTTCCCATGGAAGACAAACATAAATAA